The genomic region TTTGCCAGCTGTATCGAAACTTAAAATTGGTTTGATCCGTAATAAGTTGCCGACAAAGGCGGCCCCGTTAGAAATCCGCCCAGTCCGCATCAGATGGCTCAAATCATCGACGACGAAGTAAACACCGATTGTCTCCCGCAAAGCAGCCAATTTAGGCATAATGGTTTCAGCGTGTTCGCCTTGGGCCACTAGACGCGCTGCTTCTAATGCTAGGAAAGCTTCGCCAGCACTCGTGACTTTCGAATCAAATGGATAAACTCTAATACCTTCGACTTGGCGAGCATAAGCTTGCAGGTTATTGATAAAACTCGTAATCCCACTCGATAAATGAATACAAATGACTTCATCGAAACCATCTTCGATCAGTTGGTCAAAAACCATCTGCATTTGACCCATCGTAATTTGGGACGTAGTTGGTAATTTATCGGTGGTACGCATTTTTTCATAAAATTCAGTGGTTGAAATTTCAATATTTTCTAAATAAGTTTGTTGGCCAAAAATCACCGTGATCGGTACAACGATGATTTGATTGGCCTGCGCAACCTGAGGATCAAGGTAAGCGGCGCTATCTGTTACAATTGCCGTTTTCATGTAAGACTCCTTTGTAACACTATTTTTTGCCATTATCCCACCTTAATCCTGAAATAACAAGCAAGCAAAAAGCAGTGTCGCCTTTGGACACTGCTTTTTAAAATAGTCCCTATTCTGTTATTTTTTCATGATCAAAAACGATAATTGGCACCCGGTTATCAACGACACCGCTGTTATTAACTAAGGTTAATACTTGGCGTTTTTCATCTAAATCGAGGACCTCGTGACCGTCAAAATAGTCGGCCGTATATGCCTTATAGTGAATAGGGCCCATTTCCGAGTCAAACGTTTCTGTATAGCTCTTTAGATCTGCATCATTTGGTACAATTAATAAACGAAAATCAGTATCTAATGAACAAAAACCAACCTTTGAGAAGGGGCCGACACCGTCATTTAAGTCGAGTAATAATGCTTGATCAGTCGTCATCTGTTTTTGAATCTTCTCTTGAGCTGCTGCTGTTATTTTTAATACCATATTAATCATCCCTTTCATACGTTTAGCTTACCACCATTTAGATTTTACACAATTTATATGCTCACAGTGAGTGTGCTACAATAGTTATAGTACTTATCTATCCAGGAGGCGTTTCGATGTTTTTTTATCGCTATTCTTATTTCATCAATCAAAATGATTTCGAGTTCTATTTCAAAATATTACTCTCACTGCTCGTTGGGAGTTTAATTCTCATTTTCTTTGTCCAATACCTACGCCACCGGTCCGATTCAAAATATCGGGACCTCTTGATTATCTTCGTCTTAGTCGGCGTTTTGCTCGGTGGCATTCAGTATACAAGAGTGGAGCAGCTCAACACTGCGCACTCACAACAAGCACAAATGACGCAGTTCATGAAGAGCATTGCTCAGGCACAGAAAGTACCGGTCAAATCGGTTTCCGTCAACGCCACTTCACTTCAACAAAATATGGTCGTCAAAGTTCATCAGCACTACTATCAAGTGGTTTTCGACAATAACTTTACCAGTTACCAACTAAAAAAAGCACAAGTCATCAATCCTAAAATAACCTACCAACAATAAGGAGTCAGCCACATGCCATCTTATTTAGATATCACAATTAAACTTATTCTCGGTTTTTTCTGCCTCGTTTTACAAATTAACCTCTCTGGTAAGGGTAACTTAGCCCCTTCCAGTGGGATCGATCAACTTCAAAATTACGTCCTCGGCGGGATTGTCGGCGGTATGATTTATAACGCCGATATCTCGTTTATCCAATTTTTCCTCGTGCTCTTAATCTGGACGCTGATTGTCTTCACCATGAAATTCCTAACCACACATAATCAACGAATTAAACGTTGGGTAATTGGTGTTCCCCAAACGATTATCACTAATGGCCGCATCGATGCCCAAACAGCTGCCAAAAACAGCTTGTCAGCCCAAGATCTCGCTTTTAAACTCAGAATTGCCGGGATTAGCGATATTCGGACCGTTCAACGAGCAATTCTAGAACAAAACGGCCAACTGACGATTACCCAAAAAGGCGACGCAACAATCAAATACCCACTGATTATGGATGGGCAAATCAACGTCGATGCATTAAGTTTAATCGACAAAGATGAAGACTGGTTACTCGCTGATGTCGCCCAACAAGGGTACGAACTACAACAGATCTACATGGCCAATTATCTCGACCATCAAATTGTCATCACGGCTTATTAAATAAAAAAAGGTGCGGGAACGAAAGTCACTTTCGTCCTCACACCTTTTTTTGGTTAACGAACCTTCTGGAAAATCTTCGCTAGAATCCACAAAACAACCCCGCTGATCAATGTGATCAGGCTGATTTGCCAAGCATAATCCAAGACGCTTGTTGCATAGTTAATAATGACTGTATTGAACTCACCAGCACGTTGGGCGACTTCTTCAATCAAGCCACTGAATTTGGCCGTTTCAGTCCCTAAGAGGAGGAATAAGCCACTCCAAGCAAGTGCTGCGCCCAAACTCCCGAATAGGTAGCGGAACTTCCCACTGACTGCATATTGGACGATTAATAAGACGATCCCCATGATAATCGCAATCCACATCCCAATGTTAACGACACTTGTCATGATGGCCAATTCAGAAACCATTGGTGCCAAATAAGGCGTTTGAATTTGATCATTTAAATAAGTCTTCAATGGTGGTTGAACAGCCGCCACCGCCGTTTTGACTAAAGCTTGTTCAATGGGGTTGCTGGGAATCGCCGCTGTTAAATTCCCAGCCATTTGTTCAACCATTTGATCACTATCTAATGGCCGATCTTTGAACGCATAGATATTCTTAACGGTCTTGTTCATATCCGTTTTAACGTCTGCAGTTGAGAGCAATTGGACTTGAACCGATTGCGGTAAGCCATTTTTTTGCGCCGCATCTAATAAGACTGTATTGAATTCGTTTGTCACGAGTTTCAAGGTCTTCGGCTGATTAAGTTGTTCTTGGGTGAATGATTCTTTTAAGACTGTTTGATTTAAAATGATGCCGCCAATCCCGAAGAAGGCACAGCAAAAAATTAAAAAAGTCAGAAAACGGCTGAGACCCTTATTCGGTCTTGTCGTCTTTGGCGTTTGATCCAGTCGACTCATATTTGTCATCGTATTTTTCCTTTCGATTTCACAGTTATCCTTAAATTTTAAGACTAGGCATATCAATTATTAAATGCTACAGTGAGTATATAGTATCGTTCACAGGAGGCACTTCAATGATCACTAATCTATCCATTTTATATATTTCACTAGCTGGTAATACCCGTTCTTTTGTTTCCGATTTACAAGACTATGCGCAACAACAACATACCACTAACCCGGCTTTGCCTACTATTTCATTAACTGAGATTTCAGATGCAACCCCCTTTAAGGATGAAACAGAACCTTTTTACGCTTTTGTGCCCACATACTTAGATGGTGGCAATGGTATCGATAATGGCGTCAAAGAATTGATGACCAACAGCTTAGGCGAATATATCGCTTATGGGCGTAATGCTGATTTATGTTACGGCGTGATTGGCAGCGGCAATCGTAATTTCAACGAACAGTATTGCTTAACTGCTAAACGCTATGCCGAACAATTTAACGTCCCCTTCATCGCGGATTACGAACTCCGCGGTAACTCACGTGATGTTGGCCGAATCTACATGTTATTAGTCGCTAATGCGCAAAAACACGCTTAGAGCTTCAAATTAGCGGGTAACGTCGTAATTAAATCAGTCGGTTGGGTCACAATTTGGACCGCACCGGCTTTTTTCAGTTCGGCGATACTCCCGAAACCATAACTGACACCAACAGCCGCCATTTCATTTTGTTTGGCACCAAGGATATCATTTTGACGATCGCCGACCATCAAGAGTGGTTCGGTCTTCGTTGATAAACCAAGTTCTGCCAACGCATAAGTGATAACATCCGCTTTTTTAACCCGCGTTGTTTCATCAACACTTGCACCGTAGACACCGCTAAAGTAAGGCGTTAACTCTAAGTGGTCGATAATCTTCTTGGCAAAAGGTTCAGGTTTAGACGTTGCAATCGCCAATTGTAAATCTTGTGCTTGTAAGGCTGCCAATGTTTCGTGCATGCCTGGATAAAGTTCATTTTCATATAAGCCTTTAGGCGCATAATATTCTTGGAATGTTTTAATCGCCTGTTGCGTCGCTGCTTCATCTAAACCAAAGACTCTCATAATTGTTTCGTTAAGTGGTGGGCCAATAAAACTAATTAATTGGGCCGTCGTTTGCGTTGGCAAGGCCAATTCTTCAATCATGTACTCTAAGGCATTGATAATGCCCTTTTGTGAGTCGGCAATCGTACCATCTAAATCAAATAAAACTGTTCCTTTTGTCATCGATTCTCATCCTCAATCCCTTTGAATATACTTTATTTTAGCATACTATTTTTACCTTAAACTTTCCTTATTCTTTTTTTCATAAATCTATAAAGTGCGCTTCACAGAATCTTCACATTTCCCCATTATAGTTATGAGTATAGAAAAGCGATACTTTTCTATTTCATACTACTTAACTTTTTCATTTTACTCCTCCAAAGTAAAATACCGGTGAAGCGTGGCTTCACCGCACAGATTATCCCCCCAAAATAATCTGTAAAACCCTTACTCCTTTTTAGATCTTCGGATCTGCAAAAAGTCGGTCCCCCCAAGACCGACTTTTTGTTTGCATAAAAATAGCTAGCGATTAAACCAACATCGGTTAACCGCTAGCTATTTTTTTATTTCAGATGGGCCTGCATAAATGTGACGGTGTCCAGTTGGGGCTCGTCAGATACTTTGTGTTGACCGTTATTTTCAGTCGTCAATGTAACTTGGCTTGTTGCCGGTGTTTCATCTTCAGTAATCTGCGTGATGAAATCAGCGGTAAATTGGTAGGGCACCATTGGATCAGCGGTCCCGTGATAAAAATGGAGCGGACGACCCGCTAAGCGCTCAGCATTTAATGCCAAATCATATTCTGCTAAATCTGCGAGTGTCGTTTCAATTTGATCTTGGTATCGTTCTTGAATCGATTGCGGTAATTGACTGGTTTGCCATTTGGCAAAAGCAACCGGCATTGGTGAGCCAATCTTATCAACCCCGACTTTAACGTTGGGATAACGAGCTAAAATAGCATCCGTTGTAATCCCGCCCATTGATGTCCCAGTAACACCAATCCGTTCTGGGTCAACTAAGCCTTCCGCTTGTAATGCAGCGACTAATGGGCCAAATTCATCGACTGATTGCATCACAATCTGCCAGAATTCAAACATTAATTCTGAAAACATTTGGCTACCGTGACGTTTACCATGATACTTAGCGTCCGGTAAAACAACCCGAAAACCTGCTTTAGCGAGAAAGTTAGCCAACATCAATTCAGATTCCTTCCGATGCGTCCAACCGTGATAGACAAATACCGTTGGTAACAAGGTTTGTTCTTGCCCACTCGGCGTCACAATTAACGTGCTGACGGCGCCAAATTGGCGTTCTTCGATACTAATCATTCATCTGTCTCCCTCTTTTTAATTTCCCGGGCAATACTACCCGAAGAAAGTGCCGGTAATCTTATAACGACGCTTAATGTAGATGCGAACTACGATTAATAATGCCGCAATCACGATTTGAATCCATGCTGGTAAGACTGGGTTCATGAAACCTGGAATTAAGATTGTCACACCATACGCGGCGACAAAGGCCAAGGTTAAACCGACAACGATTAACGCCATCTTCCAGAATGGTGGGCGTTGTTCCTTAGGCATTTGTGTATAGCGCATTGGATAAGTCATGATAACGCCGGCCATCGCAGCTGTAATCACGATTGAGGTAATCCCAATCATTGCATTTGAATTCTTGCTTGAAAATTGCGCTGCAATCCCGTTGAAAGCTAAATACATAATCAAGAAAATCAAAGCATTATCCAGCATTTGTAATTGTAAACTCGTTTTAACGGGTGCTTTTGGCGCATGTAACAATTGATTAATCTTCGTGCTGACTGGCCCGTAAATTTGTGTTGCGGGTTGTCCTTTGTGTTGCGCTTCAAGCATTTCGGGTAACATTTCAGCAAGCATTTCAGCTTGTTTTTCGTCTGAAACATCATCTTCTTTTAAAGCACGCTTGAATTTAAATAAATAGTCCGCGTTTTTCTTACTTAATTGTTTACTGAGCGCGTCAACATCCACTTGCTCTGTTTCTACTGCTGGTTCTGTCTTAGCCAATTGTTCTCCTCCTCAAATTAAACGTTGAATCTGAATTCGATAATGTCGCCGTCTTCGACCATGTATTCTTTACCTTCAAGACGTAAACGACCAGCTTCTTTAACAGCCTGCATTGAACCGTATTGGTCAAGGTCAGCAAACGAAACTGTTTCGGCCCGGATGAAGCCCCGTTCGAAGTCGGAATGAATCACACCGGCAGTTTGTGGGGCTTTCATGCCTTGACGGAAAGTCCAAGCACGGGTTTCCTTGCCACCAGCGGTAAAGAAGGTTGCAAGTCCTAATAGGTGGTATGAAGCACGGATTAATTTATCCAAACCTGATTCAGTAACGCCTTCTGCTTCTAAAAATTCAGCTTTATCAGCGTCATCTAATGAGGCAATTTCTTCTTCAGTTCTTGCTGAAATCGCAATTACTTCTGCGCCTTCTTTAGCTGCAAAATCTTGAATTTGTTTAACGTAATCAACGCTATCAGGATCGCCCATTGCATCTTCAGCGATGTTGGCAACGTATAAGACCGGTTTTGATGTTAATAGGAAGAAGCCCTTAACCATCTTAGCTTCGTCTTCGTTAAATTCGATTGAACGAACTGAGCCACCTTCTTCAAGAACGGGTTTGATTTTCTTTAAAACTTCGAATTCAGCCAAAGCTTCTTTGTCCTTAGTGCGGGCAATCTTTTCAACACGCGCATAACGCTTTGTGACGCTTTCTAAGTCGGCTAAACTAAGTTCTAGGTTAATTGTATCGATATCGTCTAACGGATCAACAGTCCCCGTTACAGACGTGATATTATCATCGTCAAAAGCACGGACAACATGCACGATAGCGTCCACTTGGCGAATGTTTTCCAAGAATTTATTCCCTAAACCTTCACCCTTGCTAGCGCCCTTAACAATCCCGGCGATATCGGTAAATTCAAAAGTCGTTGGGACAATCTTCTTAGCGGGAATGATTTCTTGAATCCGGTCTAAACGTTTGTCAGGCACTTCAACCATCCCAACGTTAGGATCGATAGTCGCAAATGGGTAGTTCGCCATTTCGGCTCCGGCCTTAGTAATGGCGTTAAATAAAGTTGATTTTCCGACGTTGGGTAACCCAACAATTCCTGCAGTTAATGACATAGTTTTTTACACTTTCCTTTACGTTAAAAATTAGTTTGATTGGGACCTTTTGACAACAATTGATAATGTGGTTCCGTTGTTACATCAACATCGGCAGCTGCAACCAACACTTTCTTTTGCTTCTTTTCAAATTCCCGGCGGGGTAATAAGACCGCGTGTCCGCAGCCCATACACTTAATTCGAATATCCATCCCTAAGCGGACCACTTCGAAACGATTGGTGCCACAGGCATGTTGTTTTTTCATCTGAACGAGATCGCCTAATGCATACATCACAAATGTCTCCTTAATCTAATCAATATTGACATCTAGTAAAGCCAAGATTCGGTTTAAATCCTCTACCGTGCCGTAATCAATTTCGATTTTCCCCCGGCCCTTACTGTTCATCGCAATATTAACCTTGGTATCGAATTTATCAACTAATTGGTTTTCACTAGCTTGAATGTAAGGTGATTTAATCTTAGTCTTAGCGACTTTAGCCGCTTTGGTTTGATTCATTTGGTTGACGAGTTGTTCTAATTGGCGCACCGTTAAACTTTCGGCAATCGTCCGCTTGGCGAGGGCGCTAATTTGACTCTTTTTCTTCAATGATAAAAGCGTCCGTGCTTGTCCCATTGAGAGTTGGCCTTCTTGCAACAATTGCTTAACATCTGCTGGCAAGCCCAACAGGCGTAAGTAATTGGCAATGTAAGGGCGACTCTTGCCTAAGCGTTCTGACAATTCAGCTTGCGTTAAGTTTAACTTCTTCAAAAGGGTGTCGTAGGCTTGCGCTTCTTCTAGCGGTGTTAAATCTTCCCGTTGAAGATTTTCCAAGACTGCAATTTCCATCATCGCTTCTTCATCGAATTGACGGGTAATCGCTGGAATCGTAGTTTTGCCAGCTAATTTAGAAGCACGGAAACGACGTTCGCCAGCGATTAATTCGTAACCATTAATGCTTTTACGCACAATAATCGGTTGGAAAACGCCTGATTTTTTAATGGAAGCAGCAAGTTCCGCTAGTGCCGCTTCATCAAACGTTTTACGTGGTTGATAAGGATTAGGACGAATATCCTCGAGGGCAATCTCTTCAACGAGTTCATCCGCACGATTCTTATTGGGTCCTTCAAATGCTGAAAAAACAGCTTCGAGTCCTCGACCGAGTCCTTTACCATTTTTATTGACCATTAGCTGCTAACACCTCCTTGGCTAATTCTTGATAAACTTCAGCCCCACGAGATTTAGGATCGTAATCAATGATTGAAACCCCATGACTGGGTGCTTCCGCTAATCGTGTGTTGCGTGGAATAATTGTATCGTAAACGCGATCGCCAAAGTACTTGCGCACTTCTTCAATCACTTGGGCCCCTAAGTTTGTCCGGGCATCGTACATCGTTAATAAGACCCCTTCAATTGCAAGGTTCGGATTAAAATGCTTCTGCACCAAACGGACCGTATTTAATAATTGACTCAAGCCTTCTAGCGCATAATATTCACTTTGGACTGGAATCAAAATTGAATTGCTAGCTGTAAAGGCGTTGATTGATAGTTGTCCTAATGAAGGTGGACAGTCAATCAAGAGTAATCGTAGTCGTTTAAAACGGCTTCTAAACCAAGTTTTAAACGCATTTCACGGGCCATTTGGGCCGTTAGTTCAATTTCTGCACCGGCTAATTGAATCGTTGCCGGCACAATATCAACGTGCTGATGATTTGTTTTCAAAATTGCTTCTTTAATTGGAATTTCATCGACTAAAACATCATAAATATCTTTTTCAACTTGTGATTTTTGAATCCCGATACCGCTCGTTGCGTTACCTTGTGCATCAGAATCAATGATTAACACTCGGTTACCCGCATCTGCTAAACAAACCGCTAAATTAATGGTCGTTGTTGTTTTACCAACACCGCCTTTTTGGTTTGCAATTGAAATAACATGCGCCATAATGTGCCTCCCTATTTCTTAGGAATTTCGATTGTGATCCGATAAACGTCTTTTTGATCGTCTTCGACTGCTGAAACTGGAATCCCACTTTGTTCAATCAATTCAATTGATTTTTTGATGGTATTAACGGCCACTTTCGTGTCAGCTGTCGTCATTTCTTTCTTAGGCGCCTTTTTCTTGCCAGCCTTTTTAGGTGTTTCTGTTGCTTCTTCAGTGGTTGCTGGTTCTTCTTCGATGTCCGCTACTTCTTCTTCAACGGCTGGTTCTGGGTTAATAATTGAAGCGACTAAGGCTTCTGTATCCTTAACCGTTAATTGTTCCGCTAGGATTTGGTGTAAGACCATTTGTTGGTTGAATTCATCTAATTTCAATAAACTCCGACCATGACGTTCTGAAATTTCATGATTCATGATGGCTTCTTGAACCGGTTGTGAGAGCTTCAATAGTCGTAATTTATTAGCGACAAATGATTGACTCTTACCCATTTTTTCAGCCAAACTTGCTTGTGTAAAGCCGTTTAACTTCATAAGGTTTTGGTAAGCATCTGCTTCTTCAACTGCCGTCAATTCTTCCCGTTGGAGGTTTTCAATCAAGGCCATTGAAGCTGTTTCATGATCATCCATCTTTTGAACGATTGCTGGTAGTTCAGCCCATTTCAAGGTTTGAATGGCTCTAAAACGCCGTTCACCAGCGATGATTTCAAACTTTTGATCTTCATATTCTCTTAAAACAATTGGTTGTAATAAACCATGTTGTTCGATGGTACTTGCCAATTC from Latilactobacillus sakei subsp. sakei DSM 20017 = JCM 1157 harbors:
- a CDS encoding DegV family protein, whose translation is MKTAIVTDSAAYLDPQVAQANQIIVVPITVIFGQQTYLENIEISTTEFYEKMRTTDKLPTTSQITMGQMQMVFDQLIEDGFDEVICIHLSSGITSFINNLQAYARQVEGIRVYPFDSKVTSAGEAFLALEAARLVAQGEHAETIMPKLAALRETIGVYFVVDDLSHLMRTGRISNGAAFVGNLLRIKPILSFDTAGKIVALTKERTKKRAFQKVLTDFEAAVAAADYPIRACVIDGNNPEESAQWVETLTTKFPGMPIETSHIGPVVGVHTGEKVMGIIWGRDYLI
- a CDS encoding iron-sulfur cluster biosynthesis family protein encodes the protein MVLKITAAAQEKIQKQMTTDQALLLDLNDGVGPFSKVGFCSLDTDFRLLIVPNDADLKSYTETFDSEMGPIHYKAYTADYFDGHEVLDLDEKRQVLTLVNNSGVVDNRVPIIVFDHEKITE
- a CDS encoding DUF3290 domain-containing protein, which gives rise to MFFYRYSYFINQNDFEFYFKILLSLLVGSLILIFFVQYLRHRSDSKYRDLLIIFVLVGVLLGGIQYTRVEQLNTAHSQQAQMTQFMKSIAQAQKVPVKSVSVNATSLQQNMVVKVHQHYYQVVFDNNFTSYQLKKAQVINPKITYQQ
- a CDS encoding DUF421 domain-containing protein — translated: MPSYLDITIKLILGFFCLVLQINLSGKGNLAPSSGIDQLQNYVLGGIVGGMIYNADISFIQFFLVLLIWTLIVFTMKFLTTHNQRIKRWVIGVPQTIITNGRIDAQTAAKNSLSAQDLAFKLRIAGISDIRTVQRAILEQNGQLTITQKGDATIKYPLIMDGQINVDALSLIDKDEDWLLADVAQQGYELQQIYMANYLDHQIVITAY
- the nrdI gene encoding class Ib ribonucleoside-diphosphate reductase assembly flavoprotein NrdI, with product MITNLSILYISLAGNTRSFVSDLQDYAQQQHTTNPALPTISLTEISDATPFKDETEPFYAFVPTYLDGGNGIDNGVKELMTNSLGEYIAYGRNADLCYGVIGSGNRNFNEQYCLTAKRYAEQFNVPFIADYELRGNSRDVGRIYMLLVANAQKHA
- a CDS encoding HAD hydrolase-like protein; this translates as MTKGTVLFDLDGTIADSQKGIINALEYMIEELALPTQTTAQLISFIGPPLNETIMRVFGLDEAATQQAIKTFQEYYAPKGLYENELYPGMHETLAALQAQDLQLAIATSKPEPFAKKIIDHLELTPYFSGVYGASVDETTRVKKADVITYALAELGLSTKTEPLLMVGDRQNDILGAKQNEMAAVGVSYGFGSIAELKKAGAVQIVTQPTDLITTLPANLKL
- a CDS encoding prolyl oligopeptidase family serine peptidase, with translation MISIEERQFGAVSTLIVTPSGQEQTLLPTVFVYHGWTHRKESELMLANFLAKAGFRVVLPDAKYHGKRHGSQMFSELMFEFWQIVMQSVDEFGPLVAALQAEGLVDPERIGVTGTSMGGITTDAILARYPNVKVGVDKIGSPMPVAFAKWQTSQLPQSIQERYQDQIETTLADLAEYDLALNAERLAGRPLHFYHGTADPMVPYQFTADFITQITEDETPATSQVTLTTENNGQHKVSDEPQLDTVTFMQAHLK
- a CDS encoding DUF1129 domain-containing protein, which encodes MAKTEPAVETEQVDVDALSKQLSKKNADYLFKFKRALKEDDVSDEKQAEMLAEMLPEMLEAQHKGQPATQIYGPVSTKINQLLHAPKAPVKTSLQLQMLDNALIFLIMYLAFNGIAAQFSSKNSNAMIGITSIVITAAMAGVIMTYPMRYTQMPKEQRPPFWKMALIVVGLTLAFVAAYGVTILIPGFMNPVLPAWIQIVIAALLIVVRIYIKRRYKITGTFFG
- the ychF gene encoding redox-regulated ATPase YchF, coding for MSLTAGIVGLPNVGKSTLFNAITKAGAEMANYPFATIDPNVGMVEVPDKRLDRIQEIIPAKKIVPTTFEFTDIAGIVKGASKGEGLGNKFLENIRQVDAIVHVVRAFDDDNITSVTGTVDPLDDIDTINLELSLADLESVTKRYARVEKIARTKDKEALAEFEVLKKIKPVLEEGGSVRSIEFNEDEAKMVKGFFLLTSKPVLYVANIAEDAMGDPDSVDYVKQIQDFAAKEGAEVIAISARTEEEIASLDDADKAEFLEAEGVTESGLDKLIRASYHLLGLATFFTAGGKETRAWTFRQGMKAPQTAGVIHSDFERGFIRAETVSFADLDQYGSMQAVKEAGRLRLEGKEYMVEDGDIIEFRFNV
- a CDS encoding DUF951 domain-containing protein — encoded protein: MYALGDLVQMKKQHACGTNRFEVVRLGMDIRIKCMGCGHAVLLPRREFEKKQKKVLVAAADVDVTTEPHYQLLSKGPNQTNF
- a CDS encoding ParB/RepB/Spo0J family partition protein; the protein is MVNKNGKGLGRGLEAVFSAFEGPNKNRADELVEEIALEDIRPNPYQPRKTFDEAALAELAASIKKSGVFQPIIVRKSINGYELIAGERRFRASKLAGKTTIPAITRQFDEEAMMEIAVLENLQREDLTPLEEAQAYDTLLKKLNLTQAELSERLGKSRPYIANYLRLLGLPADVKQLLQEGQLSMGQARTLLSLKKKSQISALAKRTIAESLTVRQLEQLVNQMNQTKAAKVAKTKIKSPYIQASENQLVDKFDTKVNIAMNSKGRGKIEIDYGTVEDLNRILALLDVNID
- the noc gene encoding nucleoid occlusion protein gives rise to the protein MAISFFGKKKEETSSSVNQVVMVPVAAIIPNRFQPRKVFNADHIGELASTIEQHGLLQPIVLREYEDQKFEIIAGERRFRAIQTLKWAELPAIVQKMDDHETASMALIENLQREELTAVEEADAYQNLMKLNGFTQASLAEKMGKSQSFVANKLRLLKLSQPVQEAIMNHEISERHGRSLLKLDEFNQQMVLHQILAEQLTVKDTEALVASIINPEPAVEEEVADIEEEPATTEEATETPKKAGKKKAPKKEMTTADTKVAVNTIKKSIELIEQSGIPVSAVEDDQKDVYRITIEIPKK